A single window of Thermodesulfovibrionia bacterium DNA harbors:
- a CDS encoding helix-turn-helix domain-containing protein produces the protein MTDKQASIDNPDTRSVQLKDRKDEILTLAKNYIKAASDEIRTEDKTLSKEAEKYLLEYDWPGDEKELEVTIKRACILSDGPELLLKDFDISQRQIKSIGKFLEDRLSGFMQSIKRFDSFNLYNMVIPEVEKSLIMMVLKETRGNQFKAAKLLGINRNTLRSKIKKLGIITKP, from the coding sequence ATGACAGACAAACAGGCTTCAATAGATAATCCTGATACTAGATCCGTTCAATTAAAAGACCGCAAAGACGAGATCCTCACTCTTGCAAAGAACTACATAAAGGCAGCCTCAGATGAGATCAGGACTGAAGACAAAACCTTATCAAAAGAGGCGGAAAAATACCTGCTAGAATATGACTGGCCCGGAGATGAGAAAGAGCTCGAGGTCACCATCAAGAGGGCGTGCATATTATCCGACGGCCCTGAACTTCTGCTGAAAGACTTTGATATAAGCCAGAGACAGATCAAGTCGATCGGGAAATTCTTAGAGGATCGGCTCAGCGGCTTTATGCAGAGCATAAAAAGGTTTGACAGCTTCAACCTCTACAACATGGTCATCCCGGAGGTTGAAAAATCGCTCATTATGATGGTGCTTAAAGAGACAAGGGGCAATCAGTTCAAAGCAGCGAAACTGCTCGGAATAAACCGCAACACTCTAAGAAGCAAGATAAAGAAGCTCGGCATAATAACAAAGCCATAG
- a CDS encoding DNA-binding protein, translated as MKYQVGRQGRMIVAKFDDGDDVLKGLVDIAKKEDIRAGVLYVVGGMKKGDIVVGPEDESLPPVPVWKSLDESHEVVGIGTIFWQDDEPKIHFHGAFGKKDMMKIGCLRKNSEAFLVLEVIIMEIEGVDAKRVLDPEVGLALLKL; from the coding sequence ATGAAATATCAGGTCGGCAGGCAGGGAAGGATGATAGTCGCAAAGTTTGATGACGGGGATGACGTTCTTAAGGGGCTTGTTGATATAGCAAAGAAAGAGGATATAAGGGCAGGTGTGCTTTATGTTGTGGGAGGGATGAAGAAGGGCGATATAGTTGTCGGCCCTGAAGATGAGAGTCTGCCTCCTGTGCCGGTATGGAAGAGCCTTGACGAGAGCCATGAGGTAGTCGGAATCGGAACCATATTCTGGCAGGATGATGAGCCGAAGATACATTTCCACGGCGCGTTCGGGAAGAAGGATATGATGAAGATAGGCTGCCTTAGGAAGAATTCAGAGGCATTTCTGGTGCTTGAAGTGATAATTATGGAGATAGAGGGCGTTGACGCGAAGAGAGTTCTTGATCCTGAGGTCGGGCTGGCGCTTTTGAAGTTATAA
- the ispG gene encoding flavodoxin-dependent (E)-4-hydroxy-3-methylbut-2-enyl-diphosphate synthase, protein MKKPEKKLKTKQITLGSLKIGGGAPVVVQSMTKTDTRDVPSVVSQIKKLEAAGCEIIRVAVLDLDAAKAIKAIKKKINIPLIADVHFDHKLALEAMANGADGLRINPGNIGSKSKTKEVVNAARDMGIPIRIGVNAGSLEKDLLKKYGHPVPEALVESAKRHIDILEDMNFSAIKVSLKASDVMTTVDAYRLFSKKFNYPLHIGISEAGPAFSGTIKSSIGLGILLSEGIGDTIRVSLTADPVEEVKVAYEILKSLHIRQESPDIISCPTCGRCEINMRGLVDKVEAGLVKIKKPIKVAVMGCVVNGPGEAREADIGIAGGKGVGILFKHGRIVKKIKESDLYKTLMEEIEKY, encoded by the coding sequence ATGAAGAAACCGGAAAAGAAACTCAAAACTAAACAGATAACACTCGGCAGCCTTAAGATAGGCGGCGGTGCTCCGGTTGTTGTGCAGTCCATGACCAAGACCGACACCAGAGATGTGCCCTCTGTTGTGTCTCAGATAAAGAAACTCGAAGCCGCAGGCTGTGAAATAATCAGGGTTGCGGTTCTGGATTTAGATGCGGCAAAGGCGATAAAAGCTATAAAGAAGAAGATCAATATCCCGCTCATTGCCGATGTCCACTTTGACCATAAGCTTGCGCTTGAGGCCATGGCAAACGGCGCTGACGGGCTGAGAATAAATCCGGGGAATATAGGAAGCAAGAGCAAGACAAAAGAGGTGGTCAATGCTGCCAGAGACATGGGCATACCTATAAGAATAGGCGTTAATGCGGGTTCTCTGGAAAAGGACCTCTTAAAGAAATACGGGCATCCCGTGCCGGAAGCTCTCGTTGAGAGCGCAAAGAGGCACATTGATATACTTGAAGATATGAACTTCAGCGCTATCAAGGTATCGCTCAAGGCATCAGATGTAATGACGACCGTCGATGCCTACAGGCTCTTCTCAAAAAAGTTCAACTATCCCCTCCATATAGGCATATCAGAGGCAGGCCCTGCCTTCTCAGGCACTATCAAGAGCTCTATAGGGCTAGGGATACTGCTTTCTGAAGGAATAGGTGATACAATCAGGGTATCTTTGACAGCCGACCCTGTTGAAGAGGTAAAGGTTGCCTATGAGATACTCAAATCACTTCACATCAGGCAGGAAAGCCCTGATATCATCTCATGCCCGACCTGCGGCAGGTGTGAGATAAATATGAGAGGGCTGGTTGATAAGGTTGAGGCAGGACTTGTTAAAATAAAAAAACCGATAAAAGTGGCTGTAATGGGATGTGTAGTTAATGGCCCGGGTGAGGCGAGAGAGGCTGATATAGGAATAGCCGGCGGAAAAGGCGTGGGCATCCTATTTAAGCACGGCCGGATAGTTAAAAAGATAAAAGAGAGCGACCTCTACAAGACATTGATGGAGGAGATAGAGAAATATTAA
- a CDS encoding NAD(P)H-dependent oxidoreductase subunit E: MDEKKCQAVLKAHQEDGGNIISLLQEIQEVFGYIPEDVVFWFSRELNIPASNFYGVATFYSQFYLKPRGRNILTACCGTACHVKGSGAVISKIRTDLGIPEGETTTKDAQFTLESVACVGACSIAPVLIANKKVYGKVTPEMASTMLKEFKKDTGK; this comes from the coding sequence ATGGATGAAAAGAAATGTCAGGCAGTGCTCAAAGCTCATCAGGAAGATGGCGGAAACATCATCTCCCTTCTTCAGGAGATACAGGAAGTTTTTGGTTACATACCGGAAGATGTGGTCTTCTGGTTCTCAAGAGAATTAAACATTCCCGCAAGCAATTTTTACGGCGTAGCAACATTTTATTCGCAATTTTACCTTAAGCCGCGCGGCAGGAATATCCTGACCGCATGCTGCGGCACAGCCTGCCACGTAAAAGGCTCAGGCGCTGTTATCAGCAAGATAAGGACTGACCTCGGCATACCTGAAGGTGAGACCACAACCAAAGATGCGCAGTTCACATTGGAGAGCGTGGCATGTGTAGGCGCATGCAGCATCGCTCCGGTATTGATAGCTAACAAGAAGGTCTACGGAAAGGTCACGCCTGAGATGGCATCCACTATGCTGAAAGAATTCAAAAAGGATACGGGTAAGTAA
- a CDS encoding S8 family serine peptidase — translation MKRTALLILILLSIFILLPSSASAVWTIQTVDSVGDVGYYTSIAIDSLDKMHISYNDVTNLDLKYTTNASGSWVTTTVDSSGTVGYYTSIAIDSSGKVHISYYDVTNLDLKYATNASGSWVTTTVDSTGYVGSYTSIAIDSSGKIHISYFDITNSNLKYATNASGSWVTTTVDSSGYVGAYTSIAIDSSDKMHISYYDVTNSDLKYATNASGSWVTTTVDSTGYVRSYTSIAIDSSDKMHISYYDGTNLDLKYATNASGSWVTTAVDSTGYVGSYSSIAIDSSGKMHISYDDGSNGDLKYATNASGSWVTTTVDSTVAVGMYTSIAIDSSDKMHISYYDATNTNLRYTNSLTEVGIVPPVLRIEPSTMPIVILEQNRTADELLTMFNDGGSNLAFDLAINFSGSTLPWLSFDISSGVIPAGSSQQVIMTYDAANMNSGDYSADISVTSNDPAIPLITVSASMTVIPDITPPDPVNDLSASNATFESMLLNWTAVADNGSTGVAAGSYDIRYSTETITEANWGTAIQTDGEPAPGGPGSPESFLITGLSASTTYYFAVKVTDDLGLISAVSNIASSATVAAPILQISPSSVSDTLVEGGISSHTLTLSNTGGDTLTYSVSLSETLTPAGIMSTSTYRTEKVSFIQNIPEGVDYVPGEIIVRFKSESKLNKSKSLHRKNAGAKLKHKFEKLDMEVWEMPKKSLNAHINDIATLSADPDVLYAEPNYIYTISSTPNDPSYSQLWGLNNTGQTGGQADADIDAPEAWDMFTGSSDVVVAVIDTGIDYNHQDLAANMWTNVNETAGNGIDDDANGYIDDIYGYDFAYGDSNPMDGNHHGTHCAGTIGAVGSNGTGVVGVNQSVKLMAVKFLDDSGSGSTTDAISSILYAVNNGADILSNSWGGGGYSTALEDAIRYANDNNVLFVAAAGNDGLNTDTSPNYPSNYDLPNILSIAATDHNDLIASFSNYGAATVDLGAPGVSILSTYPNNSYNTISGTSMATPHVSGVAALLKGFNPSLSALQIKSIIMDSADPVSSLSGITVTGGRLNALKALQLAGYDWIRLSGNITGTIEPGFSIDLSIDLNSTAKASGGYGAEITITSNDPVNPVQVMPVSLTVMPDCCPPDDIASLIVTSFGSTSASLQWTAVGDDGSAGRASSYDIRYSTALLDAASWDTAAQAAGEPSPSDPGSTETFTINTLLPQTHYWIGIKVLDNSSQTSGISNTVEVTTPIPPILRADPAVMPLVSMMPGLETTRVLRLHNDGGEDLTFNLSIQNVIGINAGSNAVPAVSSYIEINKTEDSTLPVPPVTQGFGGPDSYGYQWSDSDEAGGPVFDWIDISATGTEISGLSDDSYAGPFPVGFNFDYYGNNQAQFYVQSNGLISFDAHYYTLMNYSIPLADAYNNMIAWMWDDLYPYSGSSHVYYKTIDSSKLVVQFNNYGEYAGSGSVDSQVILNSNGDIKIQYKEFRSSMSLNSSTVGIENADGSDGLQVAYNTSYLHNNLAVLFSSLPEWLAPDITSGTIPPGGSADLTVTYSSVGLDIGSYTSSIVVNSNDPAAPQTSIQADLEVLNSPPTADAGGPYAAIEGNSVPLNGSASSDPNNNISTYEWDIDNNGTYDYSSASSSQSHTYAQQGTYTVKLRVTDAMAATSEATTTAVISDTSPTAEFTGNPTSGRAPLTVTFTNSSTGNDTPLTYEWDFDNNGSVDSTLLNPSYEYAGTGEYSVKLTVTDSDGSTNSLTRLNYISATSCLSPVRVIGSANSYYTSLQPAYDDSSEGDDIHFQDDTFNENLIFNTNKTITLRGGYDCDFNPTTGKTVINGNVTISDGVVTMENVIIQ, via the coding sequence TTGAAAAGAACCGCACTCCTCATATTAATCCTTTTATCAATATTCATCCTGCTTCCTTCAAGCGCATCTGCTGTGTGGACGATTCAAACAGTGGATAGTGTTGGAGATGTAGGCTATTACACCTCAATAGCAATAGACTCATTGGATAAAATGCATATCAGCTATAATGATGTTACTAATTTAGACCTCAAGTATACGACAAATGCATCAGGCTCATGGGTGACAACCACAGTGGACAGCTCAGGAACTGTAGGTTACTACACCTCCATAGCGATAGACTCATCGGGTAAAGTCCATATCAGCTATTATGATGTTACTAATTTAGACCTCAAGTATGCGACAAATGCATCAGGCTCATGGGTGACAACTACAGTGGACAGCACAGGGTATGTAGGCTCCTACACCTCCATAGCGATAGACTCATCAGGCAAAATACATATCAGCTATTTTGATATAACCAATTCAAACCTCAAGTATGCGACAAATGCCTCCGGTTCTTGGGTGACAACTACAGTGGACAGCTCAGGCTATGTAGGCGCCTACACCTCCATAGCAATAGACTCATCGGATAAAATGCATATTAGCTATTATGATGTTACTAATTCAGACCTCAAGTATGCGACAAATGCATCAGGCTCATGGGTGACAACTACAGTGGACAGCACAGGGTATGTAAGATCCTACACTTCCATAGCAATAGACTCATCGGATAAAATGCATATCAGCTATTATGATGGTACTAATTTAGACCTCAAGTATGCGACAAATGCATCAGGCTCATGGGTGACAACTGCAGTGGACAGCACAGGGTATGTAGGCTCCTACTCTTCAATAGCTATAGACTCATCAGGCAAAATGCATATCAGCTATGATGATGGTAGTAATGGGGATCTCAAGTATGCGACGAATGCATCAGGCTCATGGGTGACAACTACAGTGGACAGCACAGTGGCTGTAGGCATGTACACCTCCATAGCAATAGACTCATCGGATAAAATGCATATCAGCTATTATGATGCTACTAATACAAACCTCAGATATACTAACAGCCTGACAGAGGTCGGTATTGTTCCGCCTGTTTTACGTATTGAACCATCCACAATGCCTATTGTGATACTTGAGCAGAACCGCACAGCTGACGAGCTGCTTACCATGTTTAATGACGGCGGCAGTAATCTGGCATTTGATCTGGCAATAAATTTTTCAGGAAGCACCCTGCCCTGGCTCTCATTTGATATAAGTTCAGGTGTGATCCCTGCTGGCAGTTCACAGCAGGTCATAATGACATATGATGCTGCAAATATGAACTCCGGTGATTATTCAGCAGATATTTCAGTTACATCCAATGACCCTGCAATCCCCCTCATAACCGTCTCTGCAAGTATGACCGTGATACCTGATATCACACCGCCTGATCCTGTTAATGACCTGTCAGCATCAAATGCCACTTTTGAGTCCATGCTGCTGAACTGGACAGCTGTTGCTGACAATGGCTCTACAGGTGTCGCCGCAGGATCCTACGATATCCGCTATAGTACAGAGACTATAACAGAGGCCAACTGGGGGACGGCGATACAGACAGATGGAGAACCTGCTCCTGGAGGCCCCGGCAGTCCAGAGAGCTTCCTGATAACAGGCCTGAGCGCTTCAACAACCTACTATTTTGCTGTTAAGGTTACAGATGACTTAGGGCTTATCTCAGCTGTATCAAATATTGCCTCTTCCGCTACTGTCGCTGCACCTATTCTGCAAATCAGTCCTTCATCGGTATCTGACACCCTTGTTGAGGGGGGGATATCTTCACACACACTGACTTTATCTAATACCGGAGGCGACACACTGACATACAGCGTATCCTTATCAGAGACACTAACTCCGGCAGGCATCATGAGCACATCAACCTATCGCACAGAGAAGGTCTCTTTTATACAGAACATACCTGAAGGGGTTGATTATGTTCCCGGTGAAATAATAGTAAGGTTTAAGTCCGAATCCAAATTAAATAAGTCTAAATCCCTACACAGAAAAAATGCCGGCGCAAAATTGAAACATAAGTTTGAAAAGCTGGATATGGAAGTATGGGAAATGCCTAAAAAGAGTTTAAACGCCCATATTAATGATATCGCAACTCTCTCTGCTGATCCGGATGTGTTATATGCCGAGCCAAACTATATCTATACTATCTCCAGCACCCCGAATGACCCGAGTTACAGCCAGTTATGGGGGCTTAATAATACCGGACAGACAGGCGGCCAGGCTGACGCAGACATTGATGCTCCTGAGGCATGGGATATGTTCACGGGCAGTTCTGATGTGGTGGTTGCAGTTATTGATACCGGTATTGATTACAACCACCAGGATCTCGCCGCCAATATGTGGACGAACGTTAATGAGACAGCCGGCAACGGCATTGATGATGACGCTAACGGATATATCGATGACATTTACGGCTATGACTTTGCTTATGGTGACTCAAACCCCATGGACGGCAACCATCACGGTACACACTGTGCCGGCACTATCGGCGCTGTCGGCAGCAACGGGACAGGGGTTGTCGGGGTCAACCAGTCAGTAAAGCTTATGGCTGTGAAATTCCTGGATGACAGCGGTTCAGGCTCTACAACAGATGCAATAAGCTCAATACTCTACGCGGTCAACAACGGTGCAGATATCCTGAGCAACAGCTGGGGCGGAGGCGGTTACTCCACAGCCCTTGAAGATGCGATCCGCTATGCAAATGACAATAATGTTCTCTTCGTAGCAGCTGCCGGCAACGATGGCCTCAATACAGACACATCGCCGAATTACCCATCCAACTATGATCTCCCAAATATTCTCTCTATTGCAGCTACGGACCATAATGACCTCATTGCTAGCTTCTCAAATTACGGAGCTGCCACTGTTGACCTAGGCGCACCCGGGGTCAGCATACTGAGCACCTATCCGAATAACAGCTATAACACTATCAGCGGAACATCCATGGCTACCCCGCATGTATCCGGAGTAGCAGCGCTCCTAAAAGGGTTCAACCCTTCACTCAGCGCACTGCAGATCAAGTCAATAATCATGGATAGCGCAGATCCTGTATCTTCACTAAGCGGCATTACGGTGACAGGGGGCAGGCTTAATGCATTAAAAGCCCTGCAGCTTGCCGGGTATGACTGGATCCGTCTATCAGGAAATATTACAGGCACTATAGAGCCGGGTTTCTCCATCGACCTTTCTATAGATCTTAATTCAACCGCAAAGGCCAGCGGCGGCTATGGAGCAGAAATCACCATTACCTCAAACGACCCTGTAAATCCGGTTCAGGTAATGCCTGTTTCATTAACAGTCATGCCTGATTGCTGTCCGCCTGATGATATCGCCAGCCTGATCGTAACGAGTTTTGGAAGCACATCTGCATCGCTTCAGTGGACGGCTGTTGGCGATGATGGAAGCGCAGGCCGTGCAAGTTCATATGATATAAGATACAGCACAGCGCTCCTTGATGCAGCCTCATGGGATACAGCCGCACAGGCCGCAGGAGAGCCGTCACCTTCTGACCCGGGCAGCACCGAGACATTCACTATAAATACCCTGCTCCCTCAGACTCACTACTGGATAGGTATTAAGGTTCTTGACAATTCCAGCCAGACCTCAGGCATCTCAAATACAGTTGAAGTAACAACGCCTATACCCCCGATCCTGCGAGCCGATCCTGCCGTTATGCCGCTTGTCTCTATGATGCCGGGGCTCGAGACTACAAGAGTGTTGAGACTGCATAATGATGGAGGAGAGGATCTTACCTTCAATTTAAGCATTCAGAATGTGATAGGAATAAATGCCGGCAGCAATGCCGTGCCTGCTGTATCATCTTATATAGAAATCAACAAAACCGAAGACAGCACTCTCCCCGTGCCTCCTGTAACTCAAGGTTTTGGCGGGCCGGACAGCTACGGTTACCAATGGAGCGACTCTGATGAAGCAGGCGGCCCTGTCTTTGATTGGATAGATATATCAGCAACAGGAACTGAAATATCCGGTCTCAGTGATGATAGCTATGCAGGGCCCTTCCCTGTAGGCTTTAACTTTGATTATTACGGCAACAACCAGGCACAGTTCTATGTCCAGTCAAACGGCCTTATAAGCTTTGATGCACATTACTATACATTAATGAACTACTCAATCCCTCTTGCAGATGCTTACAACAATATGATCGCCTGGATGTGGGACGACCTCTACCCATACAGCGGCAGCTCACATGTATATTACAAAACCATAGACAGCAGCAAACTTGTTGTCCAATTTAATAATTACGGTGAATACGCAGGCTCCGGTAGTGTTGATTCACAGGTCATTCTGAATTCCAACGGAGACATAAAGATACAGTATAAAGAGTTCCGCAGCTCAATGTCCCTTAACAGCTCAACCGTAGGCATTGAGAATGCGGATGGTTCTGACGGGCTGCAGGTCGCTTACAACACCTCATATCTCCACAACAACCTTGCCGTCCTCTTCTCATCACTGCCGGAATGGCTGGCACCGGATATCACATCAGGCACAATACCTCCGGGAGGCTCGGCAGACCTGACAGTCACATACAGTTCCGTAGGCCTTGACATCGGCAGTTACACATCCAGTATAGTGGTCAACTCAAATGACCCGGCTGCCCCTCAAACGAGTATTCAGGCAGATTTAGAAGTTCTTAACAGCCCGCCCACAGCAGACGCAGGCGGGCCTTATGCTGCCATAGAGGGAAACTCTGTACCTCTTAACGGTTCAGCCTCAAGCGACCCGAATAACAATATCTCTACTTACGAATGGGATATAGACAACAACGGAACATATGACTACAGTTCAGCATCATCTTCACAGAGTCATACATACGCACAGCAAGGCACATATACCGTCAAACTGAGGGTAACTGATGCTATGGCCGCAACATCGGAGGCTACAACAACAGCGGTGATATCTGATACTTCACCGACAGCAGAATTTACCGGCAACCCGACAAGCGGCAGAGCGCCGCTTACAGTAACATTCACAAACAGCTCAACAGGGAATGACACGCCGCTTACATACGAATGGGACTTTGACAATAACGGCTCTGTTGACTCAACATTATTAAACCCTTCATATGAATATGCAGGTACAGGCGAATACTCCGTAAAGCTTACAGTCACAGATTCAGACGGCAGCACTAATTCACTGACAAGGCTGAACTATATAAGTGCCACATCATGCCTGTCGCCTGTAAGGGTCATAGGCTCGGCAAATTCATATTACACATCTCTCCAGCCAGCATATGATGACTCATCAGAAGGAGATGACATACATTTCCAGGATGACACATTCAATGAAAACCTTATATTCAACACAAACAAGACTATAACGCTCAGAGGCGGATATGACTGCGATTTCAATCCAACAACCGGCAAGACGGTCATAAACGGCAATGTGACCATAAGTGACGGCGTAGTAACAATGGAAAATGTAATAATCCAGTAA
- the panC gene encoding pantoate--beta-alanine ligase produces the protein MQIIHQVKDMHSLSRLLRVSDQSIGFVPTMGALHEGHLSLIRRSKQENDVTVVSIYVNPLQFGKNEDFEKYPRQREKDIEMLSSVEADTVFIPEDNDMFGEHDTTFINIGEIGNILCGASRPGHFDGVANIVAKLFNIVSPDIAYFGQKDFQQSVIIKKLVRELKYGIDIIVCPTVREPDGLAMSSRNRYLTEAERKAAPLLYKALKHGRNLILSENINDPSSIKKELETMLKAEPLADLKYVEILNPESFVPVNKIELPVIICLAAAFGKARLIDNMVITKEAPSQNNCAL, from the coding sequence ATGCAGATAATCCATCAGGTAAAAGACATGCATTCATTGAGCAGGCTGCTCAGGGTGAGCGACCAGAGCATCGGGTTCGTCCCCACTATGGGTGCGCTTCATGAAGGGCACTTAAGCCTCATCAGACGCTCAAAGCAGGAGAACGACGTAACTGTCGTCAGCATCTATGTAAACCCGCTTCAGTTCGGGAAGAATGAAGATTTTGAAAAATATCCACGGCAGAGAGAGAAGGATATAGAGATGCTCTCATCTGTTGAAGCCGACACCGTATTCATCCCTGAAGACAATGATATGTTCGGAGAGCATGATACGACCTTTATCAATATAGGAGAGATAGGAAATATACTCTGCGGCGCCTCACGTCCCGGACATTTTGACGGCGTTGCTAATATTGTTGCAAAGCTTTTCAACATAGTCTCGCCTGACATCGCATATTTCGGGCAAAAAGATTTCCAGCAGTCGGTCATCATAAAAAAGCTGGTCAGAGAACTGAAATACGGCATTGATATAATAGTGTGCCCTACCGTCAGAGAGCCTGACGGCCTTGCAATGAGCTCAAGGAACCGTTACCTCACAGAAGCTGAAAGAAAAGCTGCACCGCTTCTTTATAAAGCGCTGAAACATGGGAGGAATCTCATATTATCAGAAAACATCAATGATCCATCGAGTATAAAGAAAGAATTAGAGACGATGCTGAAAGCAGAGCCTCTTGCTGATCTGAAATACGTGGAGATCCTCAACCCTGAAAGTTTTGTGCCTGTCAATAAAATTGAACTTCCTGTCATAATATGCCTTGCCGCTGCTTTCGGAAAGGCAAGACTGATCGACAATATGGTAATTACTAAAGAAGCTCCTTCTCAGAATAATTGTGCTTTATGA
- the ruvX gene encoding Holliday junction resolvase RuvX, producing MRVLCLDLGDVRTGVAVSDAIGMTANGVKTIENKDPIPEIKKIIDDYLEEIGSVVVGLPRMMNGTIGAQGEKVMEFAERLKNEISLPVVLWDERLSTTTAEKALIESNVSRKKRKGLRDKVAATVILQNYLDSKGR from the coding sequence ATGAGAGTCCTCTGTCTTGATTTAGGAGATGTGCGCACCGGCGTTGCTGTAAGCGATGCTATAGGTATGACGGCTAATGGGGTGAAGACTATTGAAAACAAAGACCCTATACCCGAGATAAAGAAGATAATTGATGATTACCTTGAGGAAATAGGCTCAGTCGTTGTCGGCCTGCCGAGGATGATGAACGGCACCATAGGCGCTCAGGGTGAAAAGGTCATGGAATTTGCAGAGAGGTTAAAGAATGAGATATCACTGCCCGTCGTTCTCTGGGACGAGAGGCTGAGCACCACAACAGCTGAAAAAGCACTGATCGAGTCGAACGTCTCAAGAAAGAAGCGAAAGGGCCTTCGTGACAAGGTCGCAGCTACAGTTATCCTCCAGAATTACCTTGACAGCAAGGGGAGATGA
- the mltG gene encoding endolytic transglycosylase MltG, whose amino-acid sequence MMKRFFKPAEIVFVLLNLTILAAIIAYVNISTPVSSYDNWQQIEIPEGSSYIQGLNILQREGIIKNKGVLLLLGRLTAIDRRLRAGYYNFNTSMSPLDIFKKLSDGDIIEHTITIPEGSDLNDIRSAFAKTGLFNDQSWQLVYDKEFINSIGIKAPSLEGYLFPDTYNFTKGANPKDILKIMHDRLKEKYDNSLRTRAAEISMSENEVLTLASIIEREARIDSERAVISAVYHNRLKIDMKLQADPTVNYGTERAGDMTKIVDLKNVTPYNTYVIKGLPPGPIASPGIKSIKAALYPADVAYLFFVSKNDGTHYFSKTGEEHVEAVALYRKTQAKTTDEETGKETQN is encoded by the coding sequence ATGATGAAGCGTTTTTTTAAACCTGCAGAGATCGTCTTTGTTTTGCTTAACCTCACCATCCTTGCAGCCATCATCGCATATGTAAATATTTCAACGCCGGTATCCTCTTATGACAACTGGCAGCAGATCGAGATCCCTGAGGGATCCAGCTACATACAAGGGCTTAATATACTGCAAAGAGAAGGCATTATAAAAAATAAAGGCGTCCTTCTCTTGCTCGGCAGACTGACAGCTATAGACAGAAGACTGAGGGCGGGTTATTACAACTTCAACACTTCCATGAGCCCATTGGATATTTTTAAGAAATTAAGTGATGGCGATATCATAGAGCATACCATCACAATCCCTGAAGGATCTGACCTGAATGATATAAGATCAGCATTTGCGAAGACAGGTCTTTTTAACGATCAATCCTGGCAGCTTGTATATGACAAGGAGTTCATTAATTCTATCGGAATAAAAGCGCCAAGCCTTGAAGGATATTTATTTCCTGATACTTATAATTTCACAAAGGGCGCGAACCCCAAAGATATCTTAAAGATCATGCACGACAGATTAAAGGAGAAATACGACAACTCATTAAGGACGAGGGCAGCAGAGATCAGCATGAGTGAAAACGAGGTACTGACCCTGGCATCCATTATTGAACGGGAGGCGCGTATTGACAGTGAAAGGGCTGTGATATCTGCCGTGTACCATAACCGGCTCAAAATTGACATGAAACTTCAGGCAGACCCGACCGTCAATTACGGCACAGAGCGCGCCGGAGACATGACAAAGATCGTGGACCTTAAAAATGTAACACCATATAACACCTATGTCATTAAAGGGCTTCCGCCCGGCCCTATAGCATCTCCGGGTATAAAGTCCATCAAGGCTGCCCTCTATCCCGCAGATGTTGCCTATCTCTTTTTTGTATCCAAGAACGACGGCACACATTACTTTTCAAAGACCGGGGAAGAGCATGTAGAGGCAGTGGCGCTTTATAGAAAAACTCAGGCAAAGACGACAGATGAAGAAACCGGAAAAGAAACTCAAAACTAA